The Lonsdalea populi genome window below encodes:
- a CDS encoding ABC transporter permease has protein sequence MKKKGLAMFCLLPFAACFIAFQLVPLGWIAVNSFYSDINARWGWDNYRDILTSPFYLQAIRFSLDISLYSSLYGLLVALIGSYSLSQLRHGRLHRCVMAFTNMTSNFAGVPLAFAFVILLGLNGCLTLLLKQLGFMETFNLYSRSGLIVLYTYFQIPLGVLLLYPAFDGLKAEWRESAALLGAGRYRYWRYIGLPILMPALAGTFVILLANALGAYATVYALTNGNFNIVPVRIAALVAGDISLDPNLGSALSMLLVVLMTLITVLHQWLIRHSYLNVKR, from the coding sequence ATGAAGAAAAAAGGGTTGGCGATGTTTTGCCTGCTACCATTCGCCGCGTGCTTTATTGCTTTTCAACTGGTGCCGCTGGGATGGATCGCCGTCAACAGTTTCTACAGTGACATCAACGCCAGATGGGGCTGGGATAACTACCGGGATATTCTGACGTCTCCGTTTTATCTCCAGGCGATACGGTTTTCTCTGGATATTTCGCTGTACTCCAGCCTCTATGGTTTGTTGGTCGCACTCATCGGCAGTTACTCCCTCAGTCAGCTCCGGCATGGTCGCCTGCATCGCTGCGTAATGGCATTCACCAACATGACCAGCAATTTCGCCGGCGTGCCGCTGGCGTTTGCTTTCGTGATTCTGCTGGGGCTGAACGGCTGTCTGACGCTATTGTTGAAACAGCTGGGGTTTATGGAGACGTTCAACCTCTATTCCCGCTCCGGCCTCATCGTTCTCTATACCTATTTTCAGATCCCGCTTGGCGTTCTTCTGCTGTACCCCGCCTTCGACGGTCTGAAGGCGGAGTGGCGGGAGTCTGCGGCGCTGCTCGGCGCCGGGCGTTATCGCTACTGGCGATATATCGGACTGCCCATCTTGATGCCGGCGCTGGCAGGCACCTTCGTGATCCTGCTCGCGAATGCGCTGGGCGCATATGCCACCGTGTATGCGCTGACCAACGGCAACTTCAACATCGTGCCTGTCCGTATCGCGGCGCTGGTCGCGGGTGATATCTCGCTGGATCCTAACCTCGGGAGTGCGCTGTCCATGCTGCTGGTGGTGTTGATGACGCTGATTACGGTGCTTCATCAATGGCTGATTCGTCACAGCTATCTGAATGTAAAACGTTAA
- a CDS encoding alkaline phosphatase family protein: MKCILVVLDGLNYQVARDAMGYLQAQCDAGRGRLYPLTSELPSLSRPLYECILTGVTPVESGIVHNDVQRLSNERSIFHYARDAGLITAAAAYHWVSELYNRTPFDPPRDRHTADKHLPIQYGHFYYEDDYPDSHLLIDAESLRRTHRPDFLLVHPMNIDDAGHRYGLSSPQYRNKARKADGYLSLRLADWLSAGYQVVITADHGMNDDRSHGGVLPEEREVPLFVFGDAFSLVDASLRQTELCGTICEVLGVPHDKPRCSALLADVAGARR, encoded by the coding sequence ATGAAATGTATTCTGGTCGTGCTGGACGGGCTGAATTATCAGGTGGCGCGCGATGCGATGGGATATCTGCAAGCGCAGTGCGATGCGGGACGGGGGCGGCTCTATCCGCTGACCAGCGAACTGCCTTCTCTCTCCCGGCCGCTGTATGAGTGCATCCTGACCGGCGTGACGCCCGTGGAAAGCGGCATCGTGCATAACGACGTTCAACGATTGTCGAATGAGCGGAGCATTTTCCATTATGCCCGTGACGCCGGGCTGATAACCGCAGCGGCGGCTTATCACTGGGTGAGCGAGCTGTATAACCGGACGCCGTTTGACCCGCCGCGTGACCGCCATACGGCGGATAAGCATCTACCCATCCAGTACGGTCATTTTTATTACGAGGACGACTACCCAGACTCCCATTTGTTGATTGACGCCGAGAGCTTGCGGCGGACCCATCGTCCGGACTTCCTGCTGGTGCATCCAATGAACATTGATGATGCGGGCCATCGGTACGGCCTGTCGTCCCCGCAGTATCGGAATAAGGCCCGGAAGGCCGACGGCTATCTTTCGCTGAGGTTGGCGGACTGGTTGTCGGCAGGCTATCAGGTTGTGATCACCGCGGACCACGGTATGAATGACGACCGCAGCCACGGCGGTGTGCTGCCGGAGGAAAGGGAGGTCCCGCTGTTTGTGTTCGGCGATGCGTTTTCCTTGGTTGACGCGTCGCTGCGCCAGACGGAACTATGTGGAACGATCTGCGAGGTTCTGGGGGTGCCGCACGATAAACCTCGCTGTTCCGCGCTGCTTGCTGACGTAGCGGGAGCGAGACGATGA
- a CDS encoding extracellular solute-binding protein, protein MKNRVATVLTTAFVLSLSPAHAAEGYVAELEQAARAEGQVNSVGMPDSWANWKDTWKDLNSHYNLRHTDTDMSSAQEIAKFAAEKQNASADIGDVGASFGPVAMQKGVTQPYKPTTWSQIPDWAKDKDGHWALAYTGTIAFIVNKQLVKDVPHSWADLKKGSYTVTIGDVSSAAQATNGILAAAYAMGGDERNLKPGLDLFADLAKAGRLGLTNPVIANIEKGEVQVGVVWDFNGLNYRDQIDKNRFVVLIPSDGSVTSGYTTIINKYAQHPNAAKLAREYIFSDAGQINLARGYARPIRAEHLSLPDDVKDKLLPAEQYQSARPIADPAAWEKSARLLPRQWQESVMINMQQ, encoded by the coding sequence ATGAAAAACAGGGTTGCAACCGTATTAACGACAGCCTTCGTGCTGTCGCTTTCTCCCGCTCACGCGGCCGAAGGCTACGTCGCCGAGCTGGAGCAGGCGGCGCGGGCGGAAGGACAGGTGAACAGCGTGGGGATGCCGGACAGCTGGGCGAACTGGAAAGACACCTGGAAAGACCTGAACTCACACTATAACTTGCGCCACACGGACACGGACATGAGCTCCGCTCAGGAGATCGCCAAGTTCGCCGCAGAAAAACAGAATGCCAGCGCGGATATCGGCGATGTGGGCGCTTCGTTTGGCCCCGTCGCGATGCAAAAGGGCGTCACCCAGCCCTACAAACCCACCACCTGGTCGCAAATTCCCGACTGGGCCAAAGATAAAGACGGACACTGGGCGCTGGCGTATACCGGCACCATCGCCTTCATCGTCAATAAGCAGCTGGTCAAAGATGTGCCCCACAGCTGGGCCGACCTGAAAAAAGGCAGTTACACCGTCACTATTGGGGACGTCAGTTCGGCGGCTCAGGCCACCAACGGCATACTGGCGGCTGCCTATGCGATGGGCGGAGATGAGCGCAACCTTAAACCGGGGCTGGATCTGTTCGCCGACTTAGCCAAGGCTGGTCGGCTTGGTCTGACCAACCCGGTCATCGCCAATATCGAAAAAGGCGAAGTGCAGGTCGGGGTGGTATGGGACTTCAACGGCCTCAACTACCGCGACCAAATTGATAAAAACCGCTTTGTCGTGCTGATCCCGTCAGACGGCTCGGTGACGTCCGGCTATACCACGATTATCAACAAGTATGCCCAGCATCCTAACGCCGCCAAACTGGCGCGCGAATACATCTTCTCGGATGCCGGTCAGATCAATCTGGCGCGCGGCTATGCCCGCCCGATTCGCGCAGAGCATCTGTCGCTGCCGGATGATGTGAAAGACAAGCTGCTGCCGGCTGAACAGTATCAGTCAGCCCGTCCCATTGCCGACCCGGCTGCCTGGGAGAAAAGCGCGCGTCTGCTGCCGCGTCAGTGGCAGGAATCCGTCATGATCAACATGCAGCAGTAA
- a CDS encoding UTRA domain-containing protein has translation MQQSSTTVALICQTLLSQIDKGTWRSEARLPSERTLCEQFSTTRITLREALLQLESQGVIYREPRRGWFISPPRIVYNPLQRSHFHAMVEQQGRRAATEVLDACEIAASDVIGQQLTLPVGAMVYQIRRLRRVDERAVLYVEHYLNPAFFPGIFPSDLTQSLTDIYETRYGIRYGRVRFTMLPTPAPPLAASALNVAAGSPALFITRINRDQSDRIIDCDHEYWRYDAIHIDVEAI, from the coding sequence ATGCAACAATCTTCGACCACCGTGGCGCTGATCTGCCAGACGCTGCTGTCGCAAATTGATAAAGGAACATGGCGGAGCGAGGCGCGTCTGCCCTCGGAAAGAACGTTGTGCGAACAGTTCTCCACGACCCGGATTACCCTGCGTGAGGCGCTGCTGCAATTGGAGTCTCAAGGAGTGATTTACCGGGAGCCGCGTCGAGGATGGTTTATCTCTCCGCCGCGGATCGTCTATAACCCCTTGCAGCGCAGCCATTTTCACGCCATGGTCGAACAGCAGGGACGCCGCGCCGCTACAGAGGTGCTGGACGCTTGCGAGATCGCCGCCAGCGACGTGATAGGCCAGCAGTTGACGCTGCCCGTGGGCGCGATGGTTTACCAAATCCGCCGCCTGCGACGCGTTGACGAACGCGCGGTGCTGTACGTGGAGCACTACCTGAATCCCGCTTTCTTTCCGGGCATTTTTCCGTCCGATCTCACGCAATCTCTCACCGATATCTACGAGACGCGCTATGGCATCCGCTATGGCCGGGTTCGATTCACCATGCTGCCGACGCCGGCTCCGCCTCTCGCCGCCTCGGCGCTCAACGTGGCGGCAGGCAGCCCGGCGCTATTTATCACCCGTATCAACCGGGATCAGTCAGACCGAATCATCGATTGCGACCACGAATACTGGCGCTACGACGCCATTCACATTGACGTCGAAGCGATTTAA
- a CDS encoding type III secretion system chaperone, giving the protein MHSQQQVARLLQAFGQATQTSLRLDNGICVLNDEHGEEAAVIDVPAHSEQLLLHCRIASLDGADGVDEVAIFRLMLQLNFEMAAMRGCWLALDEFNQLRLCFQYSLSGLDEHRFNAVLSGFMQQVKESRDFIISLLGQMQAA; this is encoded by the coding sequence ATGCATTCCCAACAACAGGTCGCCCGTTTACTGCAGGCGTTTGGACAGGCCACACAAACCTCATTGAGGCTGGATAATGGGATTTGCGTGCTTAATGACGAGCACGGCGAAGAAGCGGCGGTGATTGACGTCCCGGCACACAGCGAACAGCTATTACTTCACTGCCGGATAGCCTCGCTTGATGGCGCGGATGGGGTAGACGAAGTGGCGATCTTTCGTCTGATGCTGCAACTTAATTTCGAAATGGCGGCAATGCGCGGTTGCTGGCTGGCGTTGGATGAGTTCAACCAGCTGCGGTTGTGCTTTCAGTATTCACTCAGCGGGTTGGATGAACATCGTTTTAACGCAGTGCTTTCCGGATTTATGCAACAGGTGAAGGAGAGTCGGGACTTTATTATCTCTCTGCTGGGGCAAATGCAGGCGGCGTAA